TGCTATGGTTACCCACTCTTCAAGGCTCATGCCAGACTTTTCAAGCTCCCTTCTTAAAGGTTCCGTCTTTTTCAGAAAGTTCCTATACATGACGGATATAACAGTAAGCGGATGCGTGTTTTTGGAAAATAAGTAGGTATCTGGAAACAGAAAGCCTTCCATACTAAAGGTGTTTAATCCATAATTTTGAGCAGTTTTTGGAGATAGGGCATACTTTAAAAAATCCTCCGCTTTGCATATTTTGTAACTATCCAGCACGCTGGCTATGTCATAAACATCTGATCCTTCTGGAATGGTGATTTTGTATGTTTTTCTAAAACCGTAGTGTATCTTTCTGTAGACATCCCAAGGAAAGACAAGTCCATCAAACTCGTACTCTCCAGCCTCAAGTCTGCCTTTTTTTATAGTGTGAATAAACAAAAAGGACACAGGGCTTCTTATCACCCCCTCTCTGTAAAGATACCAGGCTATGTCTGTGGAAGGCATGCCGTAAGGGATCTCTACCGTCTTTTTTTCTAAGGAGACGGGGAGAAAGGAGTAAAAAATATAAGCCACTATCAAACTTAAAGGAGCTAAGAACTTCAGAAGTTTCATAAGCTTTCCAGGTACTCTTTAAGTATTATATACGCAGATAAACTATCCTTTAACTTTTTTCTTTTGGTGGGTGGGAGGTCTTGCAAAAGCCAGTAAGCTTCTTTTGTAGTGTATCTTTCATCCCACATTAAAAGCTCTATCTCCTCAGGCAAACTCTCTCTTAATTTTTTTACAAACTCCTCCACCTCTTTTGCTCTCTGTCCTTTTTGCCCTCGTGGTGTAAGTGGTAGCCCTACTATTAGCAGGGAAACTCTGTATTCGCTAATTAAATTCCTTATCTTCTCAACCACCCCTTCCCTATTTTCAAAGACACCAAGAGGGGAGGCTATGTTCAGCGATGTGTCCCCTAAGGCAAGTCCTATGCGTTTGCTTCCATAATCAAGAGCCAGTACTTTCAACCTGTCTTAAAGCCAAGTACCTTGTAAAGAGGACAAAAGCCAACTGCAGAAGTTCCTATAAACACTATCCCTATTATACCCAGTATCCACCATGCTCCTCCTTTGGTGAAGGCAAGGTAGAGAAATATGATGCCCAGCAGAACCCTGACCGCCCTGTCCCAAGTTGCCATGTTTTTTTCCATGATAAAAACCTCCTAAAAGGTATTATACCACATCACTTTTCTCCCTGTAGTTTTTGTCCGCCCTCCATCCACCCTTCGGGATAGTACCAGTTCCTAAGGTATTTATAGCCACACTTTATGAGCTTCTGTCCAAGCCTTGTATTTTCTGCAGGCACGCCTTTTTCAAGCTGGAAAGATGTTTCTCTATCTTCATAATACTCAACGAATATCCTTCCAAAGTGCCGTGATATGAGCTGGTAAAGTTCATCTTCAAAGGGGCTTGAGAAAAACTCCGGCTCAATGTTAAAAAGCTCTATCCACTCTCTCCAGTAGGGTTTCCTACCGTAAAAGACCTTTGCAAAAAGAAGACTTCTTTCGTCCAAGCTAAGTGTGAGATTCTCCTCCTCCGCAAATCTTCCCTTATCCCTCTTTGATAAGTATAATCTTTTCCCTTTGCACACTATACCTTCTTTTAGAGTTTCTATAAACTCTTCAAAGGCGTTCATGGGCAAGCTCTAAAAAGCTAATGCTTTCTTGCATACCTGTGTGCATGTTCTTGATGGTTATAGTGTTCTGTCTTTTTTCGTCCTCTCCTATAAGGACTACATAGTCTGCCTTCAGCTTGTTGGCAAGCTCCAGCTGTTTCTTGAGATTAGCCTTTTTATAGGATGTCTCTACCCTCTTTCCCATATCTCTCAGCTTCTTTATTACCTCAAAAGCGTAATCCAGCGTATCACCAAAGGGAATTACCATATAAAGTGGCTCTTCCTGAGGAAGGTCCTTTACCAGCATGGAGATCCTTTCAATACCCACTGCAAAGCCTATAGCTGGGGTAGGGGGTCCTCCCATTTCCTCTACCAGATAATCGTACCTTCCCCCCGCTATTATAGTTATACCCAGCTCATCAGAGACAGCTTCAAAAACTGTCTTGGTGTAGTAGTCTAAACCTCTCACCAGATGGTGGTTCTCTCTGTATGGTATAGATAGCATGTCTAAGTAAGACTTTAGAGTTTCGTAGTGAGTTGCACACTCTTGGCAGAGGTAATCAACCATCTTGGGAGCTTGCTTTACTGCCTCCTTGCAGGTTTCTACTTTGCAGTCTAGGACCCGCAGAGGATTTTTATCTTTTCTGTCAAGACACACATCACACAAGTGTCCTACAACATCCTCCAGATAATCAGATAGGGCTTTTTTATAGGAAGGTCTGCACACTCTGCACCCAATGGAGTTTATCTCTATGGTAGCACTTATGCCCAGCTTTGTCAGTATTGTATGCACCATCTCTATCATCTGTGCATCCACCTGAGGGTCCAGCGTACCAAAAACTTCAGCACCTATCTGATGGAACTGTCTGTATCTTCCCGCCTGAGGCCTCTCGTACCTGAACATGGGACCTTCATAAAAGAGCTTCACATAAGGCTTTAGTGCATAAAGTCTGTTTTGTATGTAAGCTCTTACCGCTCCTGCAGTGCCCTCGGGTCTTAGAGCCAGCCACCTTCCTTTCCTATCCTGAAACACAAACATCTCCTTCTGGACTATATCGGTGACCTCCCCTATGCTCCTCTGGAACACCTCAAGATACTCAACTACAGGAAGAATTATCTCCTCAAAATTGTATAGCTTAAGCAGGCTTCTTACAGTGTCCGAAACATATCGG
The DNA window shown above is from Hydrogenobacter thermophilus TK-6 and carries:
- the mltG gene encoding endolytic transglycosylase MltG; translated protein: MKLLKFLAPLSLIVAYIFYSFLPVSLEKKTVEIPYGMPSTDIAWYLYREGVIRSPVSFLFIHTIKKGRLEAGEYEFDGLVFPWDVYRKIHYGFRKTYKITIPEGSDVYDIASVLDSYKICKAEDFLKYALSPKTAQNYGLNTFSMEGFLFPDTYLFSKNTHPLTVISVMYRNFLKKTEPLRRELEKSGMSLEEWVTIASLIEKETALKEERPLVSAVIHNRLKKGMKLQIDPTVIYAMKRKGIWNGKLSSKDLDIDDPYNTYAYFGLPPSPICNPGLDSLESALRPAKVNYLYFVANGNGGHRFSSTYSEHLANVKAYIELKK
- the ruvX gene encoding Holliday junction resolvase RuvX; the encoded protein is MKVLALDYGSKRIGLALGDTSLNIASPLGVFENREGVVEKIRNLISEYRVSLLIVGLPLTPRGQKGQRAKEVEEFVKKLRESLPEEIELLMWDERYTTKEAYWLLQDLPPTKRKKLKDSLSAYIILKEYLESL
- a CDS encoding YgaP family membrane protein is translated as MEKNMATWDRAVRVLLGIIFLYLAFTKGGAWWILGIIGIVFIGTSAVGFCPLYKVLGFKTG
- a CDS encoding DUF1122 family protein is translated as MNAFEEFIETLKEGIVCKGKRLYLSKRDKGRFAEEENLTLSLDERSLLFAKVFYGRKPYWREWIELFNIEPEFFSSPFEDELYQLISRHFGRIFVEYYEDRETSFQLEKGVPAENTRLGQKLIKCGYKYLRNWYYPEGWMEGGQKLQGEK
- the hisS gene encoding histidine--tRNA ligase, coding for MAEFQSVRGFHDIFGQELKKFRYVSDTVRSLLKLYNFEEIILPVVEYLEVFQRSIGEVTDIVQKEMFVFQDRKGRWLALRPEGTAGAVRAYIQNRLYALKPYVKLFYEGPMFRYERPQAGRYRQFHQIGAEVFGTLDPQVDAQMIEMVHTILTKLGISATIEINSIGCRVCRPSYKKALSDYLEDVVGHLCDVCLDRKDKNPLRVLDCKVETCKEAVKQAPKMVDYLCQECATHYETLKSYLDMLSIPYRENHHLVRGLDYYTKTVFEAVSDELGITIIAGGRYDYLVEEMGGPPTPAIGFAVGIERISMLVKDLPQEEPLYMVIPFGDTLDYAFEVIKKLRDMGKRVETSYKKANLKKQLELANKLKADYVVLIGEDEKRQNTITIKNMHTGMQESISFLELAHERL